The Engystomops pustulosus chromosome 1, aEngPut4.maternal, whole genome shotgun sequence genome has a window encoding:
- the C2CD4C gene encoding C2 calcium-dependent domain-containing protein 4C, with the protein MWLLERIRGTVDHSSGRQGGDSGDKQSKGGSYSNVLTPDKIPDFFIPPKLSNIPTEGGAEGATAGEGVQSKPNIGMSASEQNLSGRRPQRSPRLPTKATSESRNLVKAANRHIIQIESADEWASEEDLGTNADPQSQTAMSLPYVPKAQTSYGFVTLMESPHTRRKESLFHTDQGSLSPCPSQSSSPSSQRRSGTEGGSQLNTSDFGMSLMNPYRYFSGGESDTCSSAESSPFSSPLLSRSVSLLKIFTPDTQSKLIKLKHSVARNSSLSTDECSSADTSPSMPRRRVRGAKGAGIGSGQQGVLPLDLPLKEHNVGLSKGGSMRLSAEYDPSNARLRVRLIAAEHLFDKLCDLKGVNCCVVLYLNPGKVHRQRSTIIKNSRNPVFNEDFFFDGLVAGSAKKMSLKLKVLNKGSSLKRDTLLGEKEIPLTSLLPFL; encoded by the coding sequence ATGTGGTTGCTGGAGAGAATCAGGGGCACAGTAGATCACAGCAGTGGTAGACAAGGAGGAGACTCTGGTGACAAACAGTCAAAAGGTGGATCATATAGCAATGTGCTGACTCCAGACAAGATTCCTGACTTTTTCATCCCACCAAAACTGAGTAATATACCAACAGAGGGAGGAGCTGAAGGTGCTACAGCAGGTGAAGGAGTACAGTCCAAACCTAATATAGGAATGTCTGCTTCTGAGCAAAACCTGTCAGGAAGGCGTCCACAACGCAGCCCCCGTCTACCCACCAAAGCTACTTCAGAGAGCAGAAACCTTGTAAAAGCTGCAAATCGGCACATCATTCAGATTGAAAGTGCAGATGAATGGGCCTCAGAGGAGGACTTGGGTACTAATGCGGACCCACAGTCTCAAACTGCCATGTCTCTGCCATATGTCCCTAAAGCCCAAACATCATATGGCTTTGTGACCTTAATGGAAAGTCCACATACACGACGTAAGGAGTCTCTCTTTCACACAGACCAGGGGTCTCTATCCCCATGTCCCTCACAGTCTAGTTCACCAAGTTCTCAGAGAAGAAGTGGAACAGAAGGAGGATCCCAGCTAAACACATCAGATTTTGGAATGTCTTTGATGAATCCATACCGATACTTTAGCGGTGGTGAAAGTGATACCTGTTCCTCAGCTGAGTCCTCACCATTCAGTTCACCATTACTTTCTCGTTCAGTCTCTCTGCTGAAAATATTCACACCAGACACACAATCAAAACTGATCAAACTCAAGCATTCAGTGGCTAGAAACAGTTCACTATCTACAGATGAATGCAGTTCTGCTGATACAAGCCCCAGCATGCCTAGAAGACGAGTCAGAGGTGCCAAAGGGGCTGGTATAGGCTCTGGACAACAAGGTGTACTACCTTTGGACCTTCCACTGAAGGAACACAATGTAGGTCTCAGTAAAGGAGGAAGTATGAGACTATCAGCAGAGTATGATCCATCTAATGCCCGTCTCAGAGTACGGCTAATAGCAGCAGAGCATCTCTTTGACAAACTTTGTGATCTGAAGGGAGTAAACTGCTGTGTGGTTCTCTATCTGAATCCTGGTAAGGTTCACCGCCAGAGAAGCACTATTATCAAGAATAGCCGAAACCCAGTGTTCAACGAAGACTTTTTCTTTGATGGATTGGTGGCTGGAAGTGCTAAAAAGATGTCACTTAAACTAAAGGTGCTAAACAAGGGAAGCAGCCTTAAAAGAGATACTCTTCTTGGAGAGAAGGAGATTCCACTAACTTCACTCTTGCCCTTTCTTTGA